From Microlunatus capsulatus, a single genomic window includes:
- the rpe gene encoding ribulose-phosphate 3-epimerase, with amino-acid sequence MPSLLSADFANLQAAIESVPSADALHVDVMDNHFVPNLTLGLPVFESIRAATPVMLDVHLMIEDPDRWAPAYAEAGAESVTFHVEAAAAPVRLARELRGRGARASMALKPATPIEPYADLLPELDMVLIMTVEPGFGGQKFLDLCLPKIERTRALLDKVGGDVWLQVDGGVSAETVERCAAAGVDSFVAGSSVFGADDPDAMVAELRRLALAAAG; translated from the coding sequence ATGCCCAGCCTGCTCTCCGCCGACTTCGCCAACCTCCAGGCGGCGATCGAGTCCGTGCCGTCGGCGGACGCGCTGCACGTCGACGTGATGGACAACCACTTCGTCCCGAACCTGACGCTGGGTCTGCCGGTCTTCGAGTCCATCCGTGCGGCCACCCCGGTGATGCTCGACGTGCACCTGATGATCGAGGACCCGGACCGCTGGGCGCCCGCCTACGCCGAGGCCGGGGCGGAGTCGGTGACCTTCCACGTCGAGGCGGCGGCCGCGCCCGTGCGGCTGGCCCGCGAGCTGCGCGGCCGCGGCGCCCGGGCGTCGATGGCCCTCAAGCCGGCGACGCCGATCGAGCCCTACGCCGACCTGCTGCCCGAGCTGGACATGGTGCTGATCATGACCGTCGAGCCGGGCTTCGGCGGCCAGAAGTTCCTCGACCTGTGCCTGCCCAAGATCGAGCGCACCCGCGCCCTGCTGGACAAGGTGGGCGGCGACGTCTGGCTGCAGGTGGACGGCGGCGTCTCGGCCGAGACGGTCGAGCGCTGCGCGGCCGCGGGGGTCGACTCCTTCGTGGCCGGGTCGTCGGTGTTCGGCGCCGACGACCCGGACGCGATGGTGGCCGAGCTGCGCCGGCTAGCTCTGGCGGCCGCGGGCTGA
- a CDS encoding AI-2E family transporter has translation MPRQSAAPAPTAPPKPDPGVGTAPSPPYFGIVLLAALVVVGVGLRSAADIVAPVFLVLTLVITVAPLRKFLVKHRWPSWLASVVSLLAIYALLLVILGSVVYAVVKLVNALPQYAEAFNKIFDSLLALSTRLGYGSEQIQNLASSFQLSSLTGPAQALLGALSGGASLLILIITVVIFLAFDSGSIADRIAVIRETRPHIADGLVNFASRVRKYWIVTTVFGLIVAVMDYVALLIIGVPLALTWGVLAFVTNYIPNIGFVIGVIPPALIALLAGGPGQALAVVIVFTVINVVVQTIIQPRFTGDAVGINGTVAFVSLIFWAYLLGALGALIAIPATLFVKSVLVDNSVPANWINGLISSAPKKETPVEQRKRRDREVPASKRQSARGRQS, from the coding sequence CCCCGTCAGTCCGCCGCCCCGGCCCCCACCGCACCCCCCAAGCCTGACCCCGGCGTCGGCACGGCCCCCAGCCCGCCCTACTTCGGGATCGTGCTGCTGGCCGCCCTCGTGGTCGTCGGCGTGGGGCTGCGCTCGGCCGCGGACATCGTCGCGCCCGTCTTCCTGGTGCTCACCCTGGTGATCACCGTCGCCCCGCTGCGGAAGTTCCTCGTCAAGCACCGCTGGCCGTCCTGGCTGGCCAGCGTGGTGAGCCTGCTGGCCATCTACGCGCTGCTGCTGGTGATCCTGGGCTCGGTGGTCTACGCCGTCGTCAAGCTGGTCAACGCGCTCCCCCAGTACGCCGAGGCCTTCAACAAGATCTTCGACTCGCTGCTGGCGCTGTCGACCCGGCTGGGCTACGGCTCGGAGCAGATCCAGAACCTCGCGTCGTCCTTCCAGCTCAGCAGCCTGACCGGTCCGGCGCAGGCCCTGCTGGGCGCGCTCAGCGGTGGCGCCTCGCTGCTGATCCTCATCATCACCGTCGTGATCTTCCTGGCCTTCGACTCCGGCAGCATCGCCGACCGGATCGCCGTCATCCGCGAGACCCGGCCGCACATCGCCGACGGCCTCGTGAACTTCGCCAGCCGGGTGCGCAAGTACTGGATCGTCACCACCGTCTTCGGCCTGATCGTCGCGGTGATGGACTACGTCGCGCTGCTGATCATCGGCGTGCCGCTGGCCCTGACCTGGGGCGTGCTGGCCTTCGTCACCAACTACATCCCCAACATCGGCTTCGTCATCGGCGTCATCCCGCCCGCGCTGATCGCGCTGCTGGCCGGCGGTCCGGGCCAGGCGCTGGCCGTGGTGATCGTCTTCACCGTGATCAACGTCGTCGTGCAGACGATCATCCAGCCCCGCTTCACCGGCGACGCCGTCGGCATCAACGGGACGGTGGCGTTCGTCTCGCTGATCTTCTGGGCCTACCTGCTGGGCGCCCTCGGGGCGCTGATCGCGATCCCGGCGACGCTGTTCGTCAAGTCCGTGCTGGTGGACAACTCCGTGCCGGCGAACTGGATCAACGGGCTGATCAGCTCAGCACCGAAGAAGGAGACCCCGGTCGAGCAGCGGAAGCGGCGCGACCGCGAGGTCCCCGCGTCGAAGCGGCAGTCAGCCCGCGGCCGCCAGAGCTAG